The following coding sequences lie in one Cloeon dipterum chromosome 1, ieCloDipt1.1, whole genome shotgun sequence genomic window:
- the mus201 gene encoding DNA excision repair protein ERCC-5 homolog translates to MGVHGLWKLLEPSGQPVALESMDNKVLAIDVSMWLHQALKGYHDASGNALPNAHLLGLFHRICKLMFFNIKPVFVFDGGVPTLKQQTLANRRQMKMRAGKRAEQERLRLLKNLMEQDLVQRAKGNTSGTNLKLPAALKKNAYSEFLLPEEEPDIIRRLREEEEEQSDESDDDIEEIITWENFNPNSKEFKALPAHSRLEVLSHLKDTRKQNSWGRIHEMPQESDDFSGFQMRRLLLRRSAQVELDLVEKELSKRHTLSMEEIKEIMAEKGSLATKLADMDVDYGQRIASDDVTRFILIKNPNAKNVAKLAVDGEEQEDIGTEVTVKEEVDVEPISVTFKEDIVISDEEEELARVGAMDLGRIKKEVEDSDLTQEEILVMIQNEKREVSDMKNKNFDVNQPSTSKACAKYLEPLVEETPKDPSLQKVVQLKDATKHLDPEEAVPTRSSAQISSKLVIKEKPVEKDNMKLLNEDVFYSKKQESKTAGINNKEEIVFVKNVVVAAKEVDIVEEKGSYKSAEEKEMVAKCLTPNTAEKTIAININPENVSKEDDLFADIFSSQSVPEIDTCTPSPSSAIGVMSSTGESSEDEIQDAVQEETAEKLPETELNNGEPESPSNSSKSNSLPDVSEGSQLTNFRNMNFTDEELKILEEKLAKESRDIVSEIGRQERIATNINDQMCQEAQELLALFGMPYVVAPMEAEAQCAIMDLLSLTHGTVTDDSDIWLFGGRTVYRNFFNQTKNVERYTYDTICKSFKLTRDRLILLAMLVGSDYTIGLTGVGPVTALEIIAEFSANRNQEIADPEDLLIPLKNFKEWCESKELTNMRRKRLKTSLRDVCFHDGFPSEAVVNAYIHPQVSEAKDRFSWSKPDIEGLIKFTAVKFGWSKTHAESVLDPVIKRMAETKVQGRLDSFITVTGPSKDLDLVVSARVRNAINQLNGFASVSEVNVDEPQPSTSKEATPAAPVEKKKPKSQKTAASPSKLNEFKSQLMKKPRAAPILKPTAEKPAKKTNVPKKELIPQREKDKDSALQSKLKAIEIFRKRKIDPVVKPKRPKRLVAKDNYLSESSDSD, encoded by the exons ATGGGTGTTCACGGCTTGTGGAAGCTGCTTGAGCCGTCTGGACAACCTGTGGCCCTCGAGTCGATGGACAACAAAGTGTTGGCCAttg ACGTGTCAATGTGGTTGCATCAAGCACTAAAAGGCTATCATGATGCCAGTGGAAATGCTCTACCAAATGCTCACCTTCTTGGTTTGTTTCATCGCATTTGCAAATTGATGTTCTTTAACATCAAGCCGGTTTTTGTCTTTGACGGTGGAGTTCCTACTCTCAAACAGCAAACGCTG GCAAACCGCAGGCAAATGAAAATGAGGGCTGGCAAACGAGCAGAACAAGAGAGACtaagattgttaaaaaatttaatggaacaGGATCTGGTGCAGCGAGCAAAGGGCAACACTTCAGGAACCAATTTAAA GTTGCCAGCTGCattgaagaaaaatgcttATTCAGAATTTCTTCTGCCAGAGGAGGAACCCGATATCATAAGGAGGTTGCgggaggaagaggaggagcaaagtg ATGAAAGTGATGATGACATTGAAGAAATCATCACGTGGGAAAATTTCAATCCCAACAGCAAAGAGTTCAAAGCACTGCCTGCGCATTCAAGACTTGAAGTCTTGAGCCATTTGAAAGACACTCGAAAGCAGAACTCTTGGGGCAGGATTCATGAGATGCCACAG GAATCAGACGATTTTTCAGGTTTTCAAATGAGGAGACTTCTGCTTCGAAGATCAGCTCAGGTTGAGCTTGACCTGGTGGAGAAGGAACTTAGCAAGCGGCACACCCTCTCCATGGAGGAAATCAAAGAGATCATGGCTGAAAAGGGCAGCTTGGCTACCAAATTAGCAGACATGGATGTGGATTACGGCCAGAGGATTGCTTCAGATGATGTTACtag ATTCATTCttataaaaaatccaaatgcAAAAAACGTTGCTAAGCTGGCAGTTGATGGTGAAGAACAAGAGGACATTGGAACAGAAGTGACTGTCAAGGAAGAGGTTGATGTTGAGCCAATCAGTGTCACATTCAAAGAAGACATTGTAATTAGTGACGAAGAGGAAGAGCTGGCTCGAGTAGGAGCGATGGATTTGGGACGTATTAAGAAAGAG GTGGAGGACAGTGATTTGACTCAAGAGGAAATTCTTGTGATGATTCAGAATGAAAAGAGGGAAGTTTCTGACATGAAGAATAAAAACTTTGACGTTAACCAGCCCTCTACATCAAAAGCTTGTGCAAAATATCTTGAACCACTTGTTGAAGAGACGCCAAAAGACCCATCGTTACAAAAAGTTGTCCAGCTGAAAGACGCTACCAAACATCTTGATCCAGAGGAAGCTGTGCCAACACGCAGTTCCGCACAAATATCTTCTAAACTTGTTATTAAGGAGAAACCTGTGGAAAAGGACaacatgaaattattaaatgaagaTGTATTTTACAGCAAGAAACAAGAATCCAAGACTGCTGGAATCAACAACAAAGAAgaaatagtttttgtcaaaaatgtgGTTGTAGCAGCAAAAGAGGTGGACATAGTGGAAGAAAAAGGTAGCTACAAGTCCGCCGAAGAAAAAGAGATGGTTGCAAAATGTCTAACTCCCAACACAGCAGAGAAGACTATAGCAATCAATATAAACCCTGAAAATGTATCCAAGGAAGATGATTTGTTTGCTGACATTTTCTCATCACAAAGTGTACCAGAAATAGACACTTGTACCCCATCACCATCTTCAGCAATTGGAGTGATGAGCAGCACTGGCGAGTCGAGTGAAGATGAAATCCAAGACGCGGTACAAGAAGAAACTGCAGAAAAGTTACCAgaaactgaattaaataatggagAACCAGAAAGCCCTTCAAATAGCAGCAAAAGCAACTCACTGCCTGATGTGTCAGAAGGATCGCAACTAACGAATTTTCGGAACATGAATTTCACAGATGaagaacttaaaattttagag GAGAAACTTGCTAAGGAAAGTAGAGACATTGTCAGCGAGATTGGTCGACAGGAGAGGATTGCGACGAACATCAACGACCAAATGTGCCAAGAAGCGCAGGAGTTGCTGGCGCTCTTTGGCATGCCTTACGTAGTGGCGCCAATGGAGGCTGAAGCGCAGTGTGCTATAATGGACTTGCTGTCTTTGACTCATG gaACCGTGACAGATGACAGTGACATTTGGCTTTTTGGAGGGAGGACTGTTTACAGGAACTTCTTCAACCAGACCAAGAATGTGGAAAGATACACTTATGATACTATTTGCAAAAGCTTTA AGCTCACAAGGGATCGGTTGATTCTATTAGCCATGCTGGTTGGCAGTGATTACACAATTGGTTTGACTGGCGTCGGTCCTGTTACTGCTCTTGAGATAATTGCGGAGTTCTCTGCGAACAGAAATCAAGAAATCGCAGACCCTGAAGATCTACTCATTCCTCTGAAGAATTTCAAAGAATGGTGTGAGTCGAAGGAGCTGACAAATATGAGGAGGAAAAGACTGAAGACCTCATTGAGGGATGTTTGTTTCCATGATG GATTTCCAAGTGAAGCTGTAGTTAACGCATACATTCATCCCCAAGTCAGTGAGGCCAAAGACAGATTCAGCTGGAGCAAGCCAGACATTGAAGGACTGATTAAGTTCACAGCTGTAAAGTTCGGTTGGAGCAAGACACATGCCGAAAGTGTGTTAGATCCAGTGATCAAGCGAATGGCGGAGACTAAG GTGCAAGGACGGTTGGATTCCTTCATCACTGTCACAGGTCCAAGTAAGGATCTGGATTTGGTAGTGAGCGCTAGAGTTAGAAATGCCATTAATCAGCTCAACGGCTTTGCCTCTGTCAGTGAAGTTAATGTAGATGAACCTCAGCCTTCAACTTCAAAAGAGGCAACACCTGCTGCACCAgtagaaaaaaagaaaccaaaGTCCCAGAAAACAGCAGCCAGCCCTTCAAAGTTGAACGAATTTAAGAGTCAGTTGATGAAAAAGCCCAGAGCAGCGCCTATCTTGAAGCCAACGGCTGAAAAACCAGCAAAGAAAACGAATGTACCCAAGAAAGAACTGATACCCCAAAGAGAGAAGGACAAGGATTCCGCACTGCAGAGCAAACTGAAGgccattgaaatttttcgcaagagaaaaattgaccCGGTTGTGAAGCCTAAGCGGCCAAAGAGACTAGTCGCCAAGGACAACTACCTCTCTGAAAGCAGTGACAGTGACTGA